Proteins found in one Gemmatimonadaceae bacterium genomic segment:
- a CDS encoding DUF2911 domain-containing protein, which produces MNIRFSAAALLALCLAAPSMAQKTVSTGTGSGGSPHEKTTWTVNGATISVEYGRPYLKGRPESKMMPAGQPWRTGADEATVITTDKPLTFGDVKLAPGSYTINTVPGDREWHLVLGKLGSPGQWGIPYLANLEIGRVPMKLDHASTPAEQVTISIDAKSPTLRIEWGRVRASVPFHVGS; this is translated from the coding sequence ATGAACATCCGATTTTCCGCAGCGGCACTCTTAGCTCTGTGCCTCGCCGCGCCGTCGATGGCGCAGAAAACCGTCTCGACTGGAACGGGCAGCGGCGGAAGCCCACACGAAAAAACCACCTGGACGGTCAACGGCGCCACCATCTCGGTCGAATACGGTCGGCCGTACCTCAAGGGAAGGCCGGAGTCGAAGATGATGCCGGCGGGTCAGCCGTGGCGCACAGGCGCCGACGAAGCGACGGTGATTACCACCGACAAGCCGCTCACCTTCGGCGACGTCAAGCTTGCGCCGGGCAGCTACACGATCAACACGGTGCCCGGCGACAGGGAATGGCACCTTGTCCTCGGCAAGCTCGGATCGCCGGGGCAGTGGGGCATCCCGTACTTGGCGAACCTCGAGATCGGTCGCGTTCCAATGAAGCTGGACCACGCGTCGACACCAGCCGAGCAGGTAACAATCTCCATCGACGCGAAATCTCCGACGCTTCGCATCGAATGGGGACGCGTGCGCGCGAGCGTTCCGTTTCACGTAGGCTCGTGA
- a CDS encoding ABC transporter permease: protein MVNLKLAFRALFKTPFVTSIAVLTLALGIGANAAIFSLFDHVLLAPLPVPHPEELVNVNAEGPNPLYQTCTKAGSCDVVWSYPMFRDLEHAQTEFAGIAGHELVAGNIAYRGQTRGSDVMLVSGSYFSVLDLRPAIGRLIAPQDDEVVGANFSVVLGYGYWKAQLGGDPGVLGTQIVVNGKPFTIIGVAPQGFNGTTLGTVPALYVPLTMKTALGLADPDEYTFRRDYWIYAFARLKPGTTIQTASKAVNTVYHRIIADVEVPLQKDMSAQTLAKFKAKEVVLEDGRRGQSDIHGKAKTPLILLFATAGIVLLIACANIANLLLARGASRSLEVAVRLTLGASRRQLVAQLVSESLMLGVMGGALSLLVAKLTLGAFTGFVAPGAADALVVPLSGAALGFAAALSLGTALLFGTFPAIHSTRPDLVTLVREGTGTHSGARTASRVRNGLVTTQIALSMALLIAAGLFTKSLRNVSRVDLGVKTDNVVTFSISPERNGYDWHRTRALFDDVDRELAALPGVSGVAESVVPLLGSSNLGRGIEVQGFHKGPDTDDNSRYDKVSPSFFKTLGIPILSGREFTGSDRLGSQKVAIVNETFVKKFGLGRDPIGKFMANRAGRAPDILIVGLAKDAAYSEVKQKIPPVFYLPASQDSTVGSTYYYVRASGDPEPVLRAVRSLVAHLDPNLPVENLKTLPQQVSDNVYLDRIVGELSAGFAVLATLLAAIGLYGVLAYSVMQRTRELGVRMALGADPLKVQLMVLRQVALMTLTGGAVGVAGAFAFGRPVQSLLFGMSGYDPLVVSISTLMLAFVALGAGYLPARRASRLDPVRALRYE from the coding sequence ATGGTCAATCTGAAGCTGGCGTTTCGGGCGCTTTTCAAGACGCCGTTCGTGACGTCGATCGCCGTGCTCACGCTCGCGCTCGGCATCGGCGCCAACGCCGCGATCTTTTCGCTGTTCGACCACGTGCTGCTCGCACCGCTCCCCGTGCCCCACCCCGAGGAGCTCGTCAACGTCAACGCCGAGGGTCCGAACCCTCTGTACCAGACCTGCACGAAGGCCGGCTCCTGCGACGTCGTCTGGAGTTATCCGATGTTTAGAGATCTGGAGCATGCCCAGACGGAATTCGCCGGCATCGCGGGCCATGAGCTGGTCGCCGGCAACATCGCGTATCGAGGCCAGACCCGTGGCAGCGACGTGATGCTCGTCTCCGGATCCTATTTCTCGGTGCTGGACCTCAGGCCGGCCATCGGTCGGCTCATCGCGCCACAAGACGACGAGGTAGTCGGCGCCAACTTTTCGGTGGTGCTCGGCTATGGCTATTGGAAGGCCCAGCTTGGCGGCGACCCGGGCGTGCTGGGCACGCAAATCGTCGTGAATGGCAAGCCGTTTACCATCATCGGCGTTGCGCCTCAGGGTTTCAACGGAACGACGTTGGGAACGGTACCCGCGCTCTACGTTCCGCTCACGATGAAGACGGCGTTAGGCTTGGCCGACCCGGACGAATACACCTTTCGCCGAGACTATTGGATCTACGCGTTCGCACGCTTGAAACCAGGCACGACGATCCAAACGGCCTCGAAGGCCGTGAACACCGTGTACCATCGGATCATCGCCGACGTCGAAGTGCCGCTGCAGAAGGACATGAGCGCTCAGACGCTCGCGAAGTTCAAGGCCAAGGAAGTGGTGCTCGAGGATGGACGCCGAGGTCAAAGCGACATTCACGGCAAGGCCAAGACGCCGCTGATCCTGCTCTTTGCAACCGCGGGCATCGTCCTCCTCATCGCTTGCGCGAACATCGCGAACCTGCTGCTCGCCCGCGGAGCCAGTCGCTCGCTCGAGGTCGCCGTGCGGCTGACACTCGGCGCCAGCCGCAGGCAGCTCGTAGCGCAGTTGGTGAGCGAGTCGTTGATGCTGGGCGTGATGGGCGGCGCGCTCAGCCTGCTCGTCGCGAAGCTGACGCTCGGTGCGTTCACGGGATTCGTGGCCCCCGGCGCGGCCGACGCGCTGGTCGTTCCCCTGAGCGGCGCGGCGCTCGGGTTCGCGGCCGCGTTGTCGCTCGGAACCGCCTTGTTGTTCGGGACCTTCCCTGCCATCCACAGCACGCGCCCGGATCTGGTGACCCTCGTGCGTGAGGGCACGGGCACGCATTCGGGAGCGCGGACGGCATCGCGCGTTCGCAACGGGTTGGTCACGACGCAGATCGCCCTCTCGATGGCGCTGCTGATCGCGGCGGGGCTCTTCACGAAGAGCCTGCGCAACGTGAGCCGAGTGGATTTGGGCGTGAAGACCGACAACGTCGTGACGTTCTCGATTTCACCGGAGCGAAACGGCTACGACTGGCATCGAACGCGCGCGCTGTTCGACGATGTGGACCGCGAACTCGCGGCTCTGCCGGGCGTGTCGGGAGTCGCCGAATCGGTCGTGCCGCTGCTGGGAAGCTCGAACCTGGGGCGCGGAATCGAAGTGCAGGGTTTTCACAAAGGACCCGACACCGACGACAACTCCCGCTATGACAAGGTGAGCCCGAGCTTCTTCAAGACGCTGGGCATTCCGATTCTCTCAGGCCGCGAATTCACCGGCAGCGATCGGCTCGGGAGTCAGAAGGTGGCGATCGTGAACGAAACGTTCGTGAAGAAGTTCGGCCTCGGCCGCGATCCAATCGGCAAGTTCATGGCGAATCGCGCCGGACGCGCGCCGGACATTCTGATCGTCGGCCTGGCCAAGGACGCGGCGTACAGCGAAGTAAAACAAAAGATCCCGCCGGTGTTCTATCTCCCCGCGTCGCAAGACTCGACCGTTGGCTCCACGTACTACTACGTCCGCGCCTCCGGCGATCCGGAGCCGGTACTGCGCGCCGTCCGATCGCTCGTCGCGCACCTCGATCCGAACCTTCCGGTCGAGAATCTGAAGACGCTGCCGCAGCAGGTCAGCGACAACGTCTATCTGGATCGCATCGTCGGCGAACTGTCGGCGGGGTTCGCCGTACTCGCGACGCTCCTGGCGGCGATCGGATTGTACGGCGTGTTGGCCTACTCCGTCATGCAACGCACGCGCGAGCTCGGGGTGCGCATGGCGTTGGGCGCCGATCCGCTGAAGGTGCAGCTCATGGTGCTTCGACAGGTAGCACTCATGACGCTGACCGGCGGCGCAGTCGGTGTTGCCGGCGCATTCGCGTTTGGCAGGCCGGTACAGTCGCTGTTGTTCGGCATGAGTGGATACGATCCGCTCGTCGTTTCGATCTCGACGCTGATGCTCGCCTTCGTCGCGCTCGGAGCCGGATACCTTCCTGCTCGCCGGGCGTCGCGGTTGGACCCTGTTCGGGCTCTGCGATACGAATAG
- a CDS encoding DUF305 domain-containing protein gives MGLPSARLTIALLCASAGVGFAQGTGRSAASDSAARERARADSARLPYTTADVQFMTGMISHHAQAIVMAKMAPTHGASSAVQTLCGRIINAQNDEITLMQNWLRDRNRPVPEAKPVPMKMMMNGQEMVMLMPGMLSDDQMKALDAARGVAFDTLFLRGMIQHHGGAITMVQQLFGTPGAAQDESVFKFANNVNVDQNTEIHRMQQMLLLEAIESHKP, from the coding sequence ATGGGTCTACCGTCTGCTCGATTGACGATTGCGCTGCTCTGTGCCTCGGCAGGTGTTGGTTTTGCACAAGGCACGGGGCGCAGTGCCGCTTCGGATTCCGCGGCGAGGGAGCGCGCCCGCGCCGACAGCGCGCGGCTTCCCTATACCACGGCGGACGTTCAATTCATGACGGGGATGATCTCGCATCATGCCCAGGCCATCGTGATGGCCAAGATGGCACCCACGCACGGTGCCAGTTCCGCGGTGCAGACGCTGTGCGGCCGCATCATCAACGCGCAGAACGACGAAATCACGTTGATGCAGAACTGGCTGCGGGATCGAAACCGGCCGGTGCCCGAGGCGAAACCGGTGCCCATGAAGATGATGATGAACGGTCAGGAGATGGTGATGCTCATGCCGGGCATGCTCTCCGACGATCAAATGAAAGCGCTCGACGCCGCGCGCGGCGTCGCGTTTGATACGCTTTTCCTGCGCGGGATGATCCAGCACCATGGTGGCGCGATCACCATGGTCCAGCAGCTCTTTGGTACGCCGGGCGCCGCGCAGGACGAGTCCGTCTTCAAGTTCGCCAACAACGTGAACGTGGATCAGAACACGGAGATTCATCGCATGCAACAGATGTTGTTGCTCGAAGCGATCGAATCTCACAAACCCTAA
- a CDS encoding serine hydrolase domain-containing protein, which yields MTHRISLLAICLVAASSNALHAQATSPRRLTAKSPSETPPASTPTPMRGVRDRAELEAFVDGVMEANLRDKHVAGATISVVKDGALLFAKGYGYSDVARRQPVDAGRSLFRIGSTSKLFTWTAVMQLVEQGKLDLDTDVNHYLDFKIPATYPQPITLRHIMTHTPGFEEDSRDLISDDSTQLVPLGHWLATHIPGRVRPPGTYASYSNYATALAGYVVQRVSGIPWDDYIEQHVLTPLGMTQTTTRQPLPARLRDDMSHGYAWAGGSYRPEKFEIVEPMPAGSIAASATDMAKFMIAHLNDGELNGQRILADSTAKRMHARAFGHDPRLPGFALGFYEKTSHGLRIIGHGGDTQWFHTDLALIPDERLGVFVSYNTSTGGELSFAQFLTQFLDHYYPSTPSVVAITADAAAQARRVQGEYEFNRRSYTTFQKAIGLAGDIRIKADSGRLLMHSPLGDSRLLPVGPLLYREELGDALVAFQADSGGHIVRAFFGPTPMMTMERVPFSHSVTLHWMILGLGVLVFVGMVLAAIARLVRRRLGTPRREDTLPGRWLLVTASVFQIVFAIAVVAIASASGGGLLNGKLTSLKIVLVLPVLAAICVLGAALYALRQWGLDEGTRAARLRFTAATVVAILFTWSLLQWNLLGWRM from the coding sequence ATGACTCATCGCATCTCTCTGCTCGCGATCTGCCTCGTCGCCGCTTCGTCCAACGCGCTGCACGCGCAGGCGACATCCCCTCGTCGATTGACGGCGAAGAGCCCCAGCGAAACACCGCCGGCGTCGACTCCGACTCCGATGCGCGGCGTGCGCGATCGTGCCGAGCTCGAGGCATTCGTGGACGGCGTCATGGAGGCGAATCTGCGCGACAAACACGTCGCCGGCGCGACCATCTCCGTCGTGAAGGACGGCGCCCTCCTGTTCGCGAAGGGCTACGGCTATTCCGACGTCGCGCGGCGTCAGCCGGTCGATGCCGGCCGGTCGCTCTTTCGAATCGGATCCACCAGCAAGCTCTTCACCTGGACCGCGGTGATGCAGCTCGTCGAGCAAGGAAAGCTCGACCTCGACACCGACGTCAATCACTACCTCGACTTCAAGATTCCGGCGACTTACCCGCAGCCGATCACGCTGCGCCACATCATGACCCACACGCCGGGCTTCGAGGAAGACTCACGAGACCTCATCAGCGACGATTCGACTCAGCTCGTTCCGCTCGGCCACTGGCTCGCGACGCATATCCCCGGACGCGTCCGGCCGCCTGGCACATACGCGTCGTATTCCAATTATGCCACGGCGCTCGCCGGATACGTCGTACAGCGTGTGTCCGGTATTCCGTGGGACGATTACATCGAGCAGCACGTGCTCACGCCGCTGGGGATGACCCAGACGACGACGCGCCAACCGCTTCCCGCTCGCCTGCGAGACGACATGTCGCACGGCTACGCGTGGGCCGGCGGCTCGTATCGGCCGGAAAAGTTCGAGATCGTCGAGCCCATGCCGGCCGGGTCGATTGCCGCCAGCGCGACGGACATGGCCAAGTTCATGATCGCGCACCTGAACGACGGCGAACTGAATGGCCAGCGCATTCTTGCCGACTCGACCGCGAAGCGCATGCACGCGCGCGCGTTCGGACACGACCCGCGGCTTCCCGGCTTCGCGCTCGGGTTCTACGAGAAAACGAGCCATGGTCTGCGCATCATCGGACACGGCGGCGACACGCAGTGGTTCCACACCGACCTCGCGCTCATCCCGGATGAAAGGCTCGGCGTTTTCGTGTCTTATAATACGAGCACGGGCGGCGAGCTGAGTTTCGCGCAGTTCCTCACACAGTTTCTCGATCACTACTATCCGTCTACTCCGTCCGTCGTAGCCATCACGGCAGACGCGGCGGCGCAAGCGCGGCGCGTCCAGGGCGAGTACGAATTCAACCGGCGATCGTACACGACGTTCCAGAAGGCTATCGGCCTCGCCGGCGACATTCGCATCAAGGCCGACAGCGGCCGCCTTCTCATGCACTCGCCGCTCGGCGACTCGCGCCTACTGCCCGTCGGGCCGCTGCTCTATCGCGAGGAGCTCGGCGACGCGCTCGTCGCGTTTCAGGCGGACAGCGGCGGTCACATCGTGCGTGCGTTCTTTGGTCCCACGCCGATGATGACGATGGAGCGAGTGCCGTTCAGCCACTCGGTGACGCTCCACTGGATGATTCTCGGCCTCGGCGTGCTGGTCTTCGTCGGCATGGTGCTGGCCGCGATCGCCCGATTGGTGCGGCGCCGACTCGGCACTCCGCGGCGCGAGGACACGCTGCCGGGACGTTGGCTGCTGGTGACGGCGTCGGTTTTCCAGATCGTGTTCGCGATCGCGGTCGTGGCGATTGCCAGCGCTTCGGGCGGCGGACTCCTGAACGGCAAACTCACGTCGCTCAAGATCGTGCTCGTCTTGCCCGTCTTGGCGGCGATCTGCGTGCTCGGCGCGGCGCTCTATGCGCTCCGGCAGTGGGGGCTCGACGAAGGCACGCGCGCCGCGCGCCTTCGCTTCACCGCCGCCACTGTGGTTGCAATCCTATTTACGTGGTCTCTGTTGCAGTGGAATCTCCTCGGATGGCGGATGTAG
- a CDS encoding YncE family protein: protein MREIPLPGPANRFDYQSFDPSTGRIYMNHMNAGRTIVFDADSDRIITEITDVPRATGVWAVPAHHQVYISAAGAHEVAIVDDKTLKVVSRVGGVRFPDGIAYAANADKVFVSDESGGADMVIDAKTRTKRSMIELGGEAGNTHYDSVSHCVLVAVQTKNQMVAIDPISEKIVQRYDLPGSDHPHGFTIDEPDRLAFVSNEGNAALIVLDLRTMKPIQRLKVADDPDVLAWDPAWRRLYVSAESGVVSAFWLDGNTLEPIGEVRAPHAHTVSVDPRTHRIYLPLENVGGRPLLRVYEPAR from the coding sequence GTGCGCGAAATCCCGCTGCCGGGTCCCGCGAACCGGTTCGATTACCAGAGCTTCGATCCGTCCACCGGCCGGATCTACATGAATCACATGAACGCCGGGCGAACCATCGTGTTCGACGCGGACAGCGATCGAATCATCACCGAGATCACCGATGTTCCACGCGCGACCGGTGTGTGGGCGGTGCCGGCGCATCACCAGGTGTACATCTCCGCCGCCGGGGCGCACGAAGTTGCAATCGTCGACGACAAAACGCTCAAGGTCGTGAGTCGAGTCGGTGGAGTGCGCTTCCCGGATGGCATCGCCTACGCTGCAAACGCCGACAAGGTGTTCGTGTCGGATGAATCGGGCGGCGCCGACATGGTCATCGACGCAAAGACGCGAACGAAACGCTCGATGATCGAGCTGGGCGGGGAGGCCGGCAACACGCACTACGATTCGGTGTCGCATTGCGTTCTCGTCGCCGTGCAGACGAAGAATCAGATGGTCGCCATTGACCCGATCAGCGAGAAAATCGTGCAGCGCTACGACCTTCCGGGCTCCGATCACCCACACGGATTCACGATCGACGAGCCGGACCGCCTCGCCTTCGTCTCGAACGAGGGGAATGCGGCCCTGATCGTGCTCGATCTCCGCACCATGAAACCGATCCAACGGCTCAAGGTCGCCGACGATCCGGACGTTCTCGCCTGGGATCCCGCCTGGCGGCGGCTGTATGTTTCGGCGGAGTCGGGGGTAGTATCGGCGTTCTGGCTCGACGGAAACACGCTCGAGCCGATCGGTGAGGTCCGCGCGCCGCACGCCCACACGGTATCGGTCGATCCGCGCACGCATCGCATCTATCTCCCGCTCGAGAACGTTGGCGGCCGTCCGCTGCTTCGCGTCTACGAGCCGGCGCGTTGA
- a CDS encoding redoxin domain-containing protein, producing the protein MNRLFRVSFAGFAAVASAAAAHAQAAPSQSGQPAAAFPAAGEFAPDFTATATDSTGKSIPVSLKALRGKVVVLAFYPADRSSGCTAELNKFRDEYASLFGDGVVVFPTSVDSLQSHSSWAKDAHFPFAMIADTKSDVAAKYGSQGAARPYFKRTVFVIGKDGKIAYEDTRFNALAQDGYDKLTTAIKAAK; encoded by the coding sequence ATGAACCGATTGTTTCGCGTGTCTTTCGCCGGTTTCGCCGCGGTCGCTTCCGCCGCCGCGGCGCACGCGCAGGCCGCGCCGAGCCAGTCGGGTCAACCCGCCGCCGCGTTTCCGGCCGCGGGCGAGTTCGCCCCGGACTTCACGGCGACGGCGACCGACTCGACCGGTAAGTCGATCCCGGTGTCGCTCAAGGCACTTCGCGGCAAGGTTGTCGTGCTTGCGTTCTACCCTGCGGATCGCTCCTCGGGTTGCACCGCCGAGTTGAACAAATTCCGCGACGAATATGCGTCGCTGTTCGGCGACGGCGTCGTGGTGTTTCCGACGTCGGTCGACAGCCTTCAGTCGCACTCGAGCTGGGCCAAGGATGCGCACTTCCCCTTCGCGATGATCGCCGACACCAAGAGCGACGTGGCGGCCAAGTACGGTTCGCAGGGCGCAGCCCGGCCCTACTTCAAGCGCACGGTGTTTGTGATCGGCAAGGACGGCAAGATCGCGTACGAGGATACGCGCTTCAACGCGCTGGCCCAGGACGGCTACGACAAGCTCACGACGGCGATCAAAGCGGCGAAGTAA
- a CDS encoding protein kinase encodes MADLRDELQSSLGSAYVLERELGGGGMSRVFLAEEKALGRKVVVKVLPRELAAEVSVDRFRREIQVAARLQQAQIVPVLSAGELNGVPYYTMPFVEGESLRTRLANGARLSIHDVVGVLRDITRALAYAHERGIVHRDIKPDNVLLSGGTAVVTDFGIAKALSAAKDAPSPAAPADSSLTQLGTSVGTPTYISPEQAAGDPDVDQRADIYSLGCVAYELLTGQPPFPGLSPQKTLVAHLTEKPAPVATKRPDTPAALADLVMRCLEKDPSRRPNASEIATALDGVASGTSGSMTAAAFFAGPQAAKRGIGVYAALVVAVAVLAKAAVIALGVPDWVFVGALIALAIGGIAAVLTALNVSPRLNWSRTFRFTGGALASFVVLVAVVMILRSLGIGPAGSLLAAGKMTGRERLLVVDFNAGKDSSLSHVVTEAVRTNLGQSKVVSIMPPTAIAAALQRMQKPASTNLDLGLAREVAQREGAKAVVDGSVTPLGSGYALSLRLVSADSGGELAGFQQTVDGPSQLLDAVDKLTRKLRGRIGESLKAVRDAPALDQVTTSSLEALKKYAEGVRAADLNADYATAARLLREAVARDTTFAMAYRKLGVALGNSGMPRAQSDSAYRSALRFSAKLPDRERYLTIGSYYMSGPEPNRARAADALEHVIAIDPNDQIASINLANILKARRQLPQAESLYKKAASTPGAPLVAVQSLASTLFDEGKIDEASKLFDQIRTRAPNSSAARQFPALPFFARGQLDSADAWFRTQVNDPNPLIRAGAYSNLGGIATLRGQLTQAHDLSNQVKAAVAALRGPTPPNPLSDSLGVAYIRLWYFADTTRALHAMDAALAATSLATRPVDQRPYFSLAKAYALGGRVDAARAMLAKYDAEMRDSTLRALAVPTYHSTLAEIALAEHKPLVAVSEFWKSDSLPDGPARECGTCLYVDIGRAYDLANMPDSAITYWEHYLATTSSGRINSDISNLPPLLLRLGELYEAKGNLDKAASNFSAFITLWQHADPELQPKVQSAKKRLAAIQSRKAG; translated from the coding sequence ATGGCAGACCTTCGCGACGAGCTCCAGTCCTCACTCGGCTCAGCGTACGTGCTCGAACGCGAGCTCGGCGGTGGCGGCATGTCGCGCGTGTTTCTCGCCGAGGAGAAGGCGCTGGGGCGCAAAGTGGTGGTCAAGGTCCTTCCGCGCGAGCTCGCCGCTGAAGTCAGCGTCGACCGATTCCGGCGAGAGATCCAGGTCGCCGCACGCTTGCAACAAGCGCAGATCGTTCCTGTCCTCTCCGCGGGCGAGCTCAACGGCGTCCCGTACTATACGATGCCGTTCGTCGAAGGTGAGTCGCTGCGCACCCGGTTGGCCAACGGCGCGCGCCTGTCGATTCATGACGTCGTCGGCGTCTTGCGCGACATCACCCGCGCGCTCGCGTACGCGCACGAACGCGGGATCGTCCATCGCGACATCAAGCCGGACAACGTGCTGCTGAGTGGCGGGACCGCGGTCGTCACCGACTTCGGCATCGCCAAGGCGCTCAGCGCGGCGAAGGACGCGCCGTCGCCCGCGGCGCCCGCCGATTCGTCGCTCACGCAGCTCGGTACGTCCGTCGGTACGCCGACGTACATCTCTCCGGAACAGGCGGCCGGCGATCCCGACGTGGATCAGCGAGCCGACATCTATTCGCTCGGCTGTGTCGCGTACGAGCTCCTGACAGGCCAACCGCCTTTCCCGGGGCTGTCGCCGCAGAAGACGCTCGTCGCGCATCTGACCGAGAAGCCAGCGCCAGTCGCCACGAAACGGCCCGACACGCCGGCGGCGCTCGCCGATCTTGTGATGCGGTGTCTCGAGAAGGATCCATCGCGGCGGCCCAACGCGAGCGAGATCGCGACTGCGCTCGACGGCGTCGCGAGCGGAACCTCCGGATCGATGACCGCGGCGGCGTTCTTCGCGGGACCGCAGGCGGCCAAGCGTGGCATCGGCGTGTACGCGGCGCTTGTCGTCGCCGTCGCCGTGCTGGCCAAGGCCGCGGTGATCGCGCTCGGCGTGCCGGACTGGGTGTTCGTCGGCGCGCTCATCGCCCTGGCGATCGGCGGGATCGCGGCGGTGCTCACGGCGCTCAACGTGAGCCCGCGCCTCAACTGGTCGCGCACGTTCCGCTTCACGGGAGGCGCGCTGGCGAGCTTCGTTGTCCTCGTCGCCGTCGTGATGATTCTGCGTTCGCTCGGCATCGGGCCGGCTGGCTCTCTGCTCGCGGCGGGCAAGATGACCGGGCGCGAGCGGCTGCTCGTCGTCGACTTCAACGCGGGCAAGGATTCGTCGCTGTCGCACGTCGTGACGGAGGCGGTTCGCACGAACCTCGGCCAATCGAAGGTCGTCTCGATCATGCCGCCGACCGCGATCGCGGCGGCGTTGCAACGAATGCAGAAGCCGGCGTCCACGAACCTCGACCTCGGGCTCGCGCGCGAAGTCGCACAGCGCGAAGGCGCCAAAGCCGTCGTTGACGGCAGCGTGACGCCACTCGGCAGCGGCTATGCGTTGTCGCTGCGACTCGTCTCGGCGGACTCCGGCGGTGAGCTCGCCGGGTTTCAGCAGACGGTCGACGGCCCGAGCCAGCTGCTCGACGCGGTCGACAAACTCACGCGCAAGCTCCGCGGGCGGATCGGCGAGTCGCTCAAGGCCGTGCGCGACGCGCCGGCACTCGACCAGGTGACGACCTCGTCGCTCGAGGCGCTCAAGAAATACGCGGAGGGGGTTCGCGCGGCGGACCTCAACGCGGATTACGCGACGGCGGCACGGCTGCTTCGCGAAGCGGTCGCGCGCGATACGACGTTCGCGATGGCTTACCGCAAACTCGGTGTCGCGCTGGGCAATAGTGGCATGCCGCGCGCGCAGAGCGACAGCGCGTACCGGAGCGCGCTCCGTTTCAGCGCGAAGCTTCCCGACCGCGAGCGCTATCTCACGATCGGGAGCTACTATATGAGCGGTCCGGAGCCCAACCGCGCGAGGGCCGCCGATGCGCTCGAACACGTTATCGCCATCGATCCGAACGATCAGATAGCGTCGATCAATCTCGCAAACATTCTCAAAGCGCGCCGGCAACTGCCGCAGGCGGAGTCGCTGTACAAGAAGGCGGCATCGACGCCCGGTGCGCCACTTGTCGCGGTCCAGAGTCTGGCCTCCACGTTATTTGACGAGGGCAAGATCGACGAAGCGTCCAAGCTGTTCGACCAAATCAGGACGCGGGCACCCAACTCGAGCGCCGCCCGGCAGTTCCCTGCACTGCCGTTTTTCGCGCGCGGGCAGTTGGATTCGGCCGACGCGTGGTTCCGTACGCAGGTCAACGATCCCAATCCGCTCATTCGGGCCGGCGCATATAGTAACCTGGGCGGCATCGCCACCCTCCGAGGCCAGCTGACACAGGCGCACGACCTGTCGAACCAAGTCAAAGCGGCTGTCGCGGCTCTGCGCGGACCGACCCCGCCGAATCCACTGTCCGATTCTCTCGGCGTGGCGTACATCAGGCTGTGGTACTTCGCCGACACGACGCGCGCCTTGCACGCGATGGACGCGGCGCTCGCGGCTACGTCGCTCGCGACCCGGCCCGTGGATCAACGCCCCTATTTCTCCCTCGCCAAAGCATATGCGCTTGGCGGCCGTGTCGACGCAGCGCGCGCCATGCTCGCCAAGTACGACGCCGAGATGAGGGATTCGACGCTCCGCGCCCTGGCGGTGCCGACCTATCACTCCACGCTCGCGGAGATAGCGTTGGCTGAGCATAAACCACTGGTCGCGGTCTCGGAATTCTGGAAATCCGATTCGCTGCCCGACGGCCCCGCCCGCGAATGCGGTACCTGTCTGTACGTCGACATCGGGCGCGCGTACGACCTCGCGAACATGCCCGACTCGGCGATCACGTACTGGGAACACTATCTCGCGACGACGTCGTCGGGTCGCATCAACTCGGACATCTCGAACCTGCCGCCGCTGCTGCTGCGGCTCGGCGAGCTGTACGAGGCCAAGGGCAATCTCGACAAGGCCGCCTCGAACTTTTCCGCGTTCATCACCCTGTGGCAGCACGCGGATCCGGAGCTCCAGCCGAAGGTCCAGAGCGCGAAGAAGCGGCTGGCGGCCATCCAATCCAGAAAAGCGGGATAG
- a CDS encoding TonB-dependent receptor plug domain-containing protein yields MFTGIRPAAFRIVPLLVAASAALACVSAGRTSATTPAPGDDAQIGYGELPRTRVTSAITSIFPTHEEAASVGRVEELLIGRAPGVEVLRTATGGYTVRIRGAMVSGGDPLIVVDGVAQSPNVPTELVLSGINPGDIRRIDILRGSSGAAYGLRGGNGVILIERRSKPH; encoded by the coding sequence ATGTTCACTGGTATCCGACCGGCGGCATTCAGGATCGTTCCCCTGCTAGTCGCCGCCTCAGCAGCTCTGGCCTGCGTGAGTGCGGGGCGCACGAGCGCGACAACGCCGGCGCCGGGCGATGACGCCCAGATCGGCTACGGCGAGCTGCCGCGTACGCGCGTCACGTCGGCCATCACATCGATCTTCCCGACCCACGAAGAAGCAGCATCGGTCGGGCGCGTCGAGGAATTGCTCATTGGACGCGCGCCCGGCGTCGAGGTGCTTCGCACGGCCACCGGCGGATACACGGTGCGCATCCGCGGAGCGATGGTGAGCGGAGGCGATCCACTGATCGTGGTCGACGGCGTGGCGCAGTCTCCCAATGTGCCGACCGAGCTCGTTCTCTCCGGCATCAACCCCGGGGACATTCGGCGGATCGATATCCTGCGCGGATCGAGCGGGGCCGCGTACGGGCTGCGTGGCGGAAACGGCGTGATCCTGATCGAGCGACGGTCAAAGCCGCATTAG